One Onthophagus taurus isolate NC chromosome 11, IU_Otau_3.0, whole genome shotgun sequence genomic window carries:
- the LOC111424133 gene encoding tetratricopeptide repeat protein 17: protein MVKIKLWKFILFAFQFFHSCRSFSHWIVTENGRIQAKVESPFYLRRPYDLFALIDQETRKNDINVLYKDLVNRKTVIDMKWTGLEGASDVETRVYTQDPDCLKAGTLLSEINLYTTIFTNGSHRGFSIELDNDSEDEIIDAVPECMKYSDVGYSMFTYEHLQPMIDRKNLSIPAIPVAEADAEVSVQFAEQIALALRKNSTSWIHYNLAAMYWRMEGEAFQAIECIRRALFYVPYQYRDIPLLTLAGIFHITKHSKEAALILHAAIDHAPYEPMNYLALGHVYTMLADYNRSVLCYDNVLKLKPDYQDVITVRHATLCRQKLENGLMSLHESLQDILMELHDYHSQQQQWLRLQERLIWEQAPIEMQLVGYSMDKIHDMFIKKGQRCIYRTSEDQKSTISCDFMDNHVATSMQFDIMNFRRLLRNVENEAKKINDQMAKNKANYPRGASRKEKDKIQSKKEAVKHLGKVKSKKEKRSSMPPLGNPVFPTSTSTLNNLYFDVTGWPGKDECLNWDLDIDQEDNLNLPVFLPPENKGYQVNKILSEYIDIPEEKDHDLPWYPPICKHPDMEEDESYLPSSIRRVIDKPLKSHPILQQQLLGYINQGNGEEAEIGQRIVSAMNKKSGPPWVLATLASLYWRIRSNTKNALSCLDLPFDTVPKEHTDVILVSMGSIFHQLGLIEDAIKFASLAFKVNYVEPSTNFLLALLHYTNNNPILAMYYMKNVLRVDPNYYEGKAEVLLKTWACRVKLGAYEDLKHPVEKPQEEMCKKADTISGEGVICSPNGDQCKTASIQCVRTSSLNDVEAHCTKHKVPVGQSLISLLASEGSGASLRPDEPEMTHLENIMSQPQQAFHMRITLGDEAASVNTLGDFYVSVSLTDDPVPEPMLYVYDKSGKYPLSHKACQHIRDADWLHFTSMWQSIAARNIDISPYLKPLHKSIKEHVKPRCSNTIPPSSATLDHLTAMVLRNRLPSVPETTLSEWLGLMAGDQHASIRELGTKISIALQENTTSWILATAAALYWRVVGNTEEAITCLRHALTYVPSDMKDVPLISLANILHKVGFHGDALEVAYIALESKPDFPVNHFTAGNIHTSLGDLEKAISFYRQALALDANFEPARNRLQAILCTFLFDETGSLRDITDISET, encoded by the exons ATGGTGAAAATTAAACTGTGGAAATTTATCTTATTCGCTTTCCAATTCTTTCATAGTTGTCGTTCGTTTAGCCATTGGATCGTCACCGAAAATGGTCGAATTCAAGCCAAG GTTGAATCCCCGTTTTATCTAAGAAGACCTTACGATTTATTCGCTCTAATAGACCAAGAAACccgaaaaaatgatataaacgTCTTATACAAAGATTTAGTTAATCGAAAAACAGTAATCGACATGAAATGGACTGGATTAGAAGGAGCCTCAGATGTTGAAACAAGAGTTTACACACAAGATCCTGATTGTTTAAAAGCGGGAACTTTATTaagtgaaattaatttatacacAACCATTTTCACCAATGGGAGTCATAGGGGATTTAGCATTGAACTTGATAATGATTCAGAAGATGAAATTATTGATGCTGTTCCTGAATGTATGAAATACAGTGATGTTGGATATAGCATGTTTACATATGAGCATTTACAACCTATGattgatagaaaaaatttgagtATTCCTGCTATACCTGTTGCTGAAGCTGATGCTGAAGTTTCTGTACAATTCGCAGAACAAATTGCTTTAGCTTTAAGAAAAAACTCAACATCTTGGATTCATTATAATTTAGCTGCTATGTATTGGAGAATGGAAGGGGAAGCTTTTCAAGCTATTGAATGTATTCGAAGAGCTTTATTTTATGTTCCTTA tcaaTATAGAGATATACCATTATTAACATTAGCTGGAATTttccatattacaaaacaTTCCAAAGAAGCAGCTTTAATATTACATGCTGCAATTGATCACGCTCCTTATGAACCAATGAATTATTTAGCTTTGGGTCATGTTTATACAATGTTAGCTGATTATAACAGATCAGTTTTGTGTTATGataacgttttaaaattaaaaccagaTTATCAGGATGTTATAACAGTAAGACATGCTACTTTATGTCgacaaaaattagaaaatggCTTAATGAGCTTACATGA atcattacaagatattttaatggaaCTCCACGATTATCACAGTCAACAACAACAATGGTTAAGGTTACAAGAACGTTTAATTTGGGAACAAGCCCCCATTGAAATGCAATTAGTTGGTTATAGTATGGATAAAATTCATGatatgtttataaagaaaGGTCAAAGATGTATTTATCGCACGTCGGAAGATCAAAAATCCACAATAAGTTGTGATTTTATGGACAACCATGTTGCTACAAGTATGCAATTTGATATCATGAATTTTAGAAGACTTCTAAGAAACGTAGAGAATGaagcgaaaaaaattaatgatcaAATGGCAAAGAACAAAGCCAATTACCCGCGCGGGGCGtcgagaaaagaaaaagataagaTACAAAGTAAAAAGGAAGCAGTGAAACATTTGGGTAAAGTAAAAAGTAAGAAAGAAAAACGATCTTCAATGCCCCCTTTAGGAAATCCTGTTTTTCCAACTTCAACATctactttaaataatttatacttTGATGTTACCGGATGGCCTGGAAAAGATGAGTGTCTTAATTGGGACTTGGATATTGATCAAGAAGATAATTTAAACCTCCCAGTATTTTTACCGCCAGAAAATAAAGGATATCA ggttaataaaattttatcagaaTACATAGACATTCCAGAAGAAAAGGACCATGATCTACCATGGTATCCACCAATTTGTAAACACCCAGATATGGAGGAAGACGAGTCTTATTTACCTTCTTCAATAAGAAGAGTTATTGATAAACCTTTAAAATCCCATCCAATTCTTCAACAAcaacttttaggttatattaaCCAAGGAAATGGTGAAGAAGCTGAAATTGGGCAAAGAATTGTTTCTGCTATGAATAAA AAATCTGGTCCACCATGGGTATTAGCAACTTTAGCAAGTTTATACTGGCGAATACGTTCAAATACAAAGAATGCATTAAGTTGTTTAGATCTACCGTTTGATACAGTCCCCAAAGAACACACGGACGTCATTTTAGTCTCAATGGGTTCGATATTCCATCAACTTGGTTTAATTGAAgacgcaataaaatttgccagTTTAGCCTTTAAAGTGAATTACGTCGAACCAAGcacaaattttttgttggCCTTATTACACTACACAAATAATAACCCAATTCTTGCAATGTATTACATGAAAAATGTATTGAGAGTCGATCCTAACTATTACGAAGGAAAAGCCGAAGTTTTACTGAAAACTTGGGCGTGTAGAGTGAAGTTAGGTGCTTATGAAGATTTGAAACACCCAGTTGAAAAACCGCAAGAGGAAATGTGTAAGAAAGCTGATACAATAAGCGGCGAAGGAGTTATTTGTAGTCCAAATGGGGATCAATGTAAAACAGCGTCGATTCAATGCGTTAGAACGTCGAGTTTGAATGATGTTGAGGCTCATTGTACAAAACACAAAGTTCCCGTTGGGCaatcattaatttctttgttagCTAGTGAAGGTTCGGGCGCTAGTTTACGACCGGATGAACCGGAAATGACTCATTTAGAGAATATTATGAGTCAACCCCAACAAGCTTTTCATATGAGAATTACCTTGGGTGATGAAGCTGCGAGTGTTAATACTTTAGGTGACTTTTATG tTTCAGTTTCTTTAACTGATGATCCAGTCCCGGAACCAATGCTTTACGTTTATGATAAATCAGGAAAATATCCGTTATCACATAAAGCCTGTCAACATATCCGAGATGCTGATTGGTTACATTTTACTTCAATGTGGCAAAGTATAGCAGCAAGAAATATTGA TATATCTCCTTATTTAAAACCATtacataaatcaataaaagaacACGTAAAACCTCGTTGTTCGAATACGATTCCACCATCTTCAGCGACTTTGGATCATTTAACAGCGATGGTTCTAAGAAATCGTTTACCAAGCGTTCCTGAAACAACGCTTTCTGAATGGTTGGGTTTAATGGCCGGTGATCAACACGCGTCTATTCGTGAATTGGGTACAAAAATTAGTATCGCTTTACAAGAAAATACGACGTCGTGGATTTTAGCGACGGCCGCTGCTCTTTATTGGAGAGTTGTTGGAAATACCGAAGAAGCGATAACGTGTTTACGACACGCTTTAACCTACGTTCCAAGTGATATGAAAGATGTTCCGTTGATTAGCTTAGCAAATATTTTGCACAA AGTTGGATTTCATGGTGATGCTTTAGAAGTAGCTTATATAGCTTTGGAAAGTAAACCTGATTTTCCCGTTAATCACTTTACAGCTGGAAATATTCATACTTCtttg ggGGATTTAGAAAAAGCAATATCTTTTTATAGACAAGCTTTAGCTTTGGATGCAAACTTTGAGCCAGCTCGAAATCGACTCCAAGCGATTCTATGTACATTTCTTTTTGATGAAACCGGATCATTACGAGACATAACGGATATTTCAGAGACTTAG
- the LOC111424216 gene encoding CD151 antigen-like, producing MATENKEGCCTYPFLKSLLRVFNFIFLITGIGIIAISVWTLIDKFNFVTVLSTINYQLITYTLLLAGCLVIFASFLGCLAINKSNKPMLLTYIFLLALIFLIEAMVGILGFIYLDSVKSELDKNLNETFLTTYQYDEAKTQSIDFIQKEFKCCGAMDFEDWQRSKWKTENSSVINKVPDSCCKTLTEHCGIRDHPSNIYYDPCFFKMEELIILHLSNMSAVGLGISILQIFGIIFGCCLFCHIKDDYGERI from the exons atggcAACAGAAAACAAAGAAGGATGTTGTACTTATCCGTTTTTAAAATCACTCCTGagagtatttaattttatatttttg ataACTGGGATTGGAATAATAGCAATTTCTGTATGGACCctaattgataaatttaattttgtaacagttttaagtacaataaattatcaattaattacCTACACGTTACTTCTAGCGGGATGTCTTGTAATATTCGCGAGTTTTCTAGGATGTCTGgctataaataaaagtaacaaACCAATGTTATTAACC tacatttttttacttgctttaatttttttgattgaagCTATGGTTGGTATATtaggttttatttatttggatTCTGTTAAATCAGAGTTGGATAagaatttaaatgaaacatttttaaccaCTTATCAGTATGATGAAGCCAAAACTCAATCGattgattttatacaaaaagag tttaaatgtTGTGGAGCTATGGATTTTGAAGACTGGCAACGAAGCAAATGGAAAACAGAAAATTCATCAGTAATCAACAAAGTTCCTGATTCATGTTGCAAAACTTTGACAGAACATTGTGGAATAAGGGATCACCcatcaaacatttattatgat ccATGCTTTTTTAAAATGGAAGAGCTAATTATATTACATCTCTCAAATATGAGCGCTGTTGGACTAGGTATCagcattttacaaatattcgGAATAATTTTCGGTTGTTGCCTATTTTGTCACATAAAAGACGACTACGGAGAAcgcatttaa
- the LOC111424213 gene encoding sorting nexin lst-4 encodes MSFQVRVLYDFSGEPNTSELSIIAGEILTVTRLDVGEGWWEGLNNIGKSGLFPESYVEKIDNIPPPPACALPPPPVETEFEPNQNQRYSTVDSDSDWDNDTPSQHGNENIYSNIEDRRQHNDDNISEANFDSKGTVTKKSLNRFSSFVKNGGESYILGEIKTTIPTPQKIQITRVDETTYDWPPLKHPYYVNIASPKKETKLKGLKSYTAYQLTPSFNNIKVSRRYKHFDWLHGRLAEKYSIIAVPPLPLKQISGLYEGQFIEHRRLQLQEFINYVCKHPILSSSDVWQHFLTTTDEKHWKQGKRQAERDNLLGANFCLMINAPDKELMPSIVEPKMDASLTFIQNLDVAIKTLMGTTSDQAKKNQSLYKKEFVRIGESFKKLGFTLSSEDKTTTSHLSITILNIGDAYNDIANYYDEQAKLDWEPLYNKLYLYKGITSAFPEIMALHKGAQQKKKDCEKNMVASELIDIRRRSDILTYSIFAELNHFKQQKDRDFQEAMEGFLKEQIEFYKKIVNRLETSLRKLQEN; translated from the exons ATGTCTTTCCAAGTTAGAGTACTATACGATTTTTCCGGAGAACCCAATACTTCCGAATTATCCATAATCGCTGGTGAAATACTTACAGTCACAAGATTAGATGTTGGAGAAGGATGGTGGGAAGGTTTAAACAATATTGGAAAATCGGGGTTATTTCCTGAAAGCTACGTTGAAAAGATCGATAATATTCCGCCTCCCCCAGCTTGTGCTTTACCACCACCACCTGTAGAAACAGAATTCGAACCTAACCAAAATCAACGTTATAGCACTGTGGATTCAGATTCCGATTGGGATAACGATACACCATCACAACACGGGAATGAAAACATTTATTCAAACATCGAAGATAGAAGACAACATAACGATGATAATATTTCAGAAGCCAATTTTGATTCTAAAGGAACTGTTACGAAGAAAAGTTTGAATCGGTTTTCATCGTTTGTTAAAAATGGGGGGGAATCGTACATTTTAG GAGAAATAAAAACTACAATACCAACTcctcaaaaaattcaaataaccCGTGTTGATGAGACTACATACGATTGGCCCCCATTAAAGCATCCTTACTACGTAAATATTGCATCTcctaaaaaagaaacgaaattaaaaggtttaaaatCATACACAGCTTATCAATTAACACcgtcttttaataatataaaagtaTCAAGACgttataaacattttgattGGTTACATGGAAGATTGGCTGAAAAATATAGTATAATAGCAGTGCCACCTTTgccattaaaacaaatttcagGTCTTTATGAAGGACAGTTTATTGAACATCGAAGATTACAACttcaagaatttattaattacgtGTGTAAACATCCTATTTTATCGAGTAGCGATGTTtggcaacattttttaactaCAACCGACGAAAAGCATTGGAAACAAGGTAAAAGACAAGCTGAAAGGGATAATTTACTTGGtgcaaatttttgtttaatgatTAACGCACCGGATAAAGAGTTAATGCCATCGATTGTCGAGCCGAAAATGGACGCATCACTAAcgtttatacaaaatttagaTGTTGCTATTAAAACGTTGATGGGTACCACTTCGGATCAAGCAAAAAAGAAtcaaagtttatataaaaaagagtTTGTGCGCATTGgtgaaagttttaaaaaattagggttTACACTTAGCTCTGAGGATAAAACGACCACTTCACATCTTTCTATTACGATTTTAAATATTGGTGATGCTTACAATGATATAGCAAATTATTACGATGAACAAGCAAAATTAGATTGGGAAccattatataataaattgtatttatataAAGGGATAACTAGCGCTTTTCCTGAAATAATGGCTTTACATAAAGGGgctcaacaaaaaaagaaagattgTGAAAAAAATATGGTAGCTTCCGAATTGATTGATATACGTCGAAGAAGCGATATTTTAACGTATTCAATTTTTGCCGAATTGAATCactttaaacaacaaaaagatCGAGATTTTCAAGAAGCGATGGAAGGGTTTTTAAAGGaacaaattgaattttataaaaaaatcgttaatcgATTGGAAACTTCTTTgagaaaattacaagaaaattaa
- the LOC111424136 gene encoding ATP-binding cassette subfamily G member 4-like: MTIVQIENTPVDIHFEDLSYLVSNGKSGTKKIIKSHNGTFYSGNLTGILGSSGAGKTTLLNILAGYVNQGVLGKIYINNQSRELKTFKKISTFIMQEDLLQPFLTVKEYMMCAINLKMSPNLSESCKESIVISVAETLGLSRCLNTRSEHLSGGQRKRLSIAVELVNDPPIIFLDEPTTGLDDVTAKQCMQLLKSLAQKGKTVICTIHQPSDSLFKLFDQVYFMDSGYCIYNNNVQSLVPFLSSSGFDCPKTYNPADYIIELTQSDPNNVLLLSKQAKSFQYHQKRKIQELPNGPQTGNNRTFRNDRVNFCRQVLILLQRSYLQIFRNKSSLSLMLFHHVLSGVLIGSIFFGIGKNASMVYENFKFGMTVIIYVVYSNAIVPTLTYPLEVKLIKREYFNGWYSLKAYFLALVLAPLVFMFIAVNIFILICYSMTDQPMELNRYILFTIPVILLGMNSNTFGVAIGAMFNPKNGAAITPSTLAPLVILGVYGMGFGRFVHPFMKAVIHVSFFRYGIVAFCSTIFENRHDLVCPEIYCHYKDTELFLKDMGMQGTSYSLQIIALLAFLTLHVCFGYFFLKLKFSSDFMEHVKRIRLKIFSV; the protein is encoded by the exons ATGACGATCGTACAGATAGAAAACACGCCGGTCGATATTCATTTCGAAGATTTAAGTTATTTAGTTAGCAATGGAAAATCAG gaaCGAAAAAGATTATAAAATCACACAATGGGACGTTTTATTCTGGAAATTTAACAGGGATTTTAGGAAGTAGCGGGGCTGGAAAAACAActcttttaaacattttagcaGGATatgt AAACCAAGGGGTTTTAggaaaaatttacataaataatcAATCCagagaattaaaaacattcaaaaaaatctcaaCTTTTATAATGCAAGAAGATCTCCTTCAACCTTTTTTAACAGTGAAAGAATACATGATGTGTgccattaatttaaaaatgagcCCCAATTTAAGTGAATCTTGTAAAGAGTCCATT GTCATTAGTGTGGCGGAAACTCTTGGACTTTCTCGTTGCTTGAATACTAGGTCGGAACACCTATCCGGGGGTCAGAGGAAGAGGTTGTCTATTGCGGTTGAGCTTGTTAATGATCCACCGATTATCTTTCTCGACGAACCAACCAC AGGTCTGGACGATGTAACCGCAAAACAATGTATGCAGCTTTTAAAATCGTTAGCACAAAAAGGAAAAACCGTGATTTGCACGATTCATCAACCTTCGGATTCCTTATTTAAACTCTTCGATCAg gtttatttTATGGACAGTGGTTATTGTATTTACAACAACAACGTTCAAAGTTTAGTTCCATTTTTATCATCGTCAGGATTTGATTGCCCAAAAACTTACAATCCGGCCGATTATA ttATCGAATTAACTCAATCAGACCCCAATAATGTTCTATTATTATCTAAACAAGCCAAATCATTTCAATATCACCAGAAAAGAAAGATTCAAGAATTACCAAATGGACCCCAAACCGGAAATAATAGAACCTTTCGAAATGATCGCGTAAATTTTTGTAGGcaagttttaatattattacaacgAAGTTATTTACAAATATTCAGAAATAAATCGAGTTTATCCTTGATGTTATTTCACCACGTTTTAAGCGGTGTATTAATTGGTTCGATATTCTTTGGCATTGGTAAAAATGCATCGATGGTTTATGAGAATTTTAAATTCGGAATGactgttattatttatgtCGTTTATTCAAATGCTATAGTCCCAACCTTGACTT ATCCATTGGAAGTTAAACTAATTAAAAGAGAGTATTTTAATGGATGGTATAGCTTAAAAGCATATTTTTTAGCTCTGGTTTTAGCACCACTTGTATTTATg tttatagccgtaaatattttcatattaataTGTTATTCGATGACGGATCAACCGATGGAATTAAACAGATACATTCTGTTTACAATCCCTGTTATTTTACTTGGAATGAATTCAAATACTTTTGGAGTTGCAATTGGAGCTATGTTTAATCCAAAA aatGGTGCAGCAATAACCCCATCAACATTAGCTCCATTAGTAATTTTAGGCGTTTATGGTATGGGATTTGGCCGTTTCGTTCACCCTTTTATGAAAGCCGTCATTCACGTGAGCTTCTTCCGTTATGGAATCGTAGCCTTCTGCAGcaccatttttgaaaacagACACGACCTCGTCTGCCCCGAGATTTATTGCCATTACAAAGACACGGAATTGTTCTTGAAAGATATGGGAATGCAGGGGACGTCGTACTCTTTACAAATAATTGCTCTGCTCGCGTTTTTGACCTTGCACGTTTGTTttggttatttctttttaaaattaaaattttcttccgATTTTATGGAACATGTTAAAAGAATacgattgaaaatttttagtgTGTAa
- the LOC111424138 gene encoding ferritin heavy chain B-like yields MAQSQVRQNFHRDCEDAINKQINIELYASYVYMAMAYHFDRDDVALKGLHQYFKKCSDEEREHAEKFMVYMNQRGGRIVLLPISQPEKQEFSNALEAMGAALELEKRVNDDLLQLHSTASGHMDVNLCDFLETHYLQEQVDAIKEIGDHLTNLRRVGEGLGVFMFDQKLKESQD; encoded by the exons atggCGCAATCTCAAGTAAGACAAAATTTTCATAGAGATTGCGAAGATGCGATTAATAAGCAAATTAACATCGAATTGTACGCGAGTTATGTCTATATGGCGATG gCTTATCATTTCGATAGAGATGATGTGGCCTTGAAAGGATTGCATCAATATTTCAAGAAGTGTTCAGACGAAGAAAGAGAACATGCTGAGAAATTTATGGTTTATATGAATCAAAGAGGTGGGAGAATTGTTTTATTGCCTATTTCCCAACCGGAAAAACAAGAGTTTAGTAACGCGTTAGAAGCGATGGGAGCCGCTTTGGAATTAGAAAAACGCGTTAATGat GATCTTTTACAACTACATAGTACAGCTTCCGGTCACATGGATGTAAATTTATGCGATTTCTTAGaaactcattatttacaaGAACAAGTTGATGCGATTAAAGAAATTGGGGATCATCTTACTAATTTGAGGAGAGTTGGAGAAGGTTTGGGGGTGTTTATGTTTGATCAGAAATTAAAGGAAAGCCAGGATTAA
- the LOC111424215 gene encoding KRR1 small subunit processome component homolog, whose translation MNKSDDEDDQKQSGPVENAWSLKIPPFKAEDNPHGLLEESSFATVFPQYREQYLKEVWPLVQKTLNEHNIKAELDLIEGSMTVKTTRKTWDPYMIIKARDMIKLLSRSVPYEQAKRVLEDDVSCDIIKIGKITRNREKFVKRRQRLIGPNGCTLKSIELLTDCYVLVQGQTVSALGPYKGLQQVRKIVEDTMNNIHPIYNIKALMIKRELSKDPKLRNENWERFLPKFVNKNISKRKQPKIKKDKKPYTPFPPAQTESKIDKQLASGEYFLNKDQKRVQARKEKDEKHIEAAKKREERRQQAFIPPEENKSSNNTVKNDKVKVDIAALKEKIMKAQKKKKGFKKV comes from the coding sequence atgaataaatccgATGATGAAGATGATCAAAAACAATCTGGACCGGTAGAAAACGCGTGGTCCTTAAAAATACCACCATTCAAAGCTGAAGATAACCCTCATGGATTACTCGAAGAGAGTTCGTTTGCGACGGTTTTTCCACAATATCGAGAGCAATACTTAAAAGAGGTTTGGCCTTTAGTTCAAAAAACGCTAAATGAACATAATATTAAAGCTGAATTAGATTTAATAGAAGGTAGCATGACTGTTAAGACAACTAGAAAAACATGGGATCCTTATATGATCATAAAAGCTAGAGATATGATTAAGTTGTTATCAAGAAGTGTTCCTTATGAACAAGCTAAAAGAGTTTTAGAAGACGATGTTAGTTgtgatataattaaaattgggaAAATCACaagaaatcgagaaaaatttgttaaacgaCGACAAAGATTAATTGGTCCTAATGGATGTACCTTAAAATCAATTGAATTATTAACAGATTGTTATGTTTTGGTACAAGGACAAACTGTTTCTGCTTTAGGCCCATATAAAGGGCTACAACAAGTTCGAAAAATCGTTGAAGATACCATGAATAATATTCATCcaatttataacataaaagCTTTAATGATCAAAAGAGAATTAAGTAAAGATCCTAAACTGAGAAATGAAAATTGGGAGCGCTTTCTACCGAagtttgttaacaaaaatattagcaaaagaaaacaacctaaaatcaaaaaagataaGAAGCCTTACACTCCATTCCCACCAGCGCAAACTGAAAGTAAAATTGATAAACAACTTGCTTCTGGGGAGTATTTCTTGAATAAAGACCAAAAAAGGGTTCAAGCTAGAAAAGAGAAAGATGAGAAACATATCGAAGCTGCTAAAAAGAGGGAAGAAAGAAGACAACAAGCTTTTATTCCCCCCGAAGAAAATAAATCTAGTAATAACACagttaaaaatgataaagttAAGGTCGATATTGCtgcattaaaagaaaaaattatgaaggcccaaaagaaaaagaaaggatttaaaaaagtttga